A single Ruficoccus amylovorans DNA region contains:
- a CDS encoding TVP38/TMEM64 family protein gives MQFAQVGSVRLDELGQADGFVAAAFLSHNFKYQSHTPSLNHQYRANPPLYVLCREEPTACQILVKKASLKKCLTLGVGKKPRLFQIFPFCNFYGKSVWLNSRNSITAKNLPMSSHERPPKPTIITVLRLLIGIGVILAVVLAGKELAPHLPVAEKWIEEQGMLAPVYYILLLSVLTFLCVPLDLMLIAAGMMFSLGKGFLYIVTGLYLSQSLIFWVSRLFLHKHVQRLVARKPKLRKLNAVLDQQGIKLLVLIRLAPIPASPVSYLMGASPMSFRHFSIANLGLLPMAFVSQYLGYAAIHATRTTYSPHHVFNLHDAVTYGGLLIAVAVVGFIGHLAHKTLNDVEENA, from the coding sequence ATGCAGTTCGCGCAGGTCGGCTCCGTTCGCCTGGATGAACTCGGTCAGGCAGACGGCTTCGTAGCCGCCGCTTTCCTGAGCCATAACTTCAAATATCAATCCCATACACCCTCTCTTAACCACCAGTACCGGGCAAACCCACCGTTATACGTCCTTTGCCGTGAAGAGCCGACAGCCTGCCAGATTTTGGTAAAAAAAGCCAGCCTGAAAAAATGTCTCACCTTGGGAGTTGGTAAAAAGCCCCGTCTATTTCAGATCTTTCCGTTCTGTAATTTTTATGGGAAAAGTGTTTGGCTTAATTCCCGCAACTCTATAACAGCTAAAAACTTGCCGATGAGTTCGCACGAACGCCCGCCAAAACCAACCATCATCACCGTCCTGCGGTTGCTAATCGGGATCGGTGTCATTCTGGCTGTTGTGCTGGCCGGAAAGGAGCTCGCCCCGCATTTACCCGTAGCTGAGAAGTGGATCGAAGAGCAGGGCATGCTGGCACCGGTCTATTATATTCTGCTGTTGAGTGTGCTCACGTTCTTGTGTGTTCCGCTGGACCTGATGCTAATTGCCGCCGGCATGATGTTTTCGCTCGGAAAGGGATTTTTATACATCGTCACCGGGCTGTATCTCAGTCAGAGCCTGATCTTCTGGGTGTCGCGGCTGTTTCTGCACAAGCACGTCCAGCGCCTGGTAGCCCGCAAGCCCAAGCTGCGCAAGCTCAACGCCGTACTCGACCAGCAAGGAATCAAGCTGCTGGTGCTGATCCGCCTGGCACCGATCCCGGCCTCCCCTGTCAGTTATCTGATGGGGGCGAGCCCGATGAGTTTCCGGCACTTCAGCATTGCCAATCTGGGACTGCTTCCGATGGCCTTTGTCTCGCAATACCTGGGCTACGCGGCCATCCATGCCACCCGCACGACATATTCTCCCCACCACGTTTTCAATCTCCACGATGCCGTTACCTACGGCGGATTGCTTATCGCCGTCGCCGTCGTTGGCTTCATCGGCCACCTCGCTCATAAAACTCTTAATGATGTTGAAGAGAATGCTTAA
- a CDS encoding ABC transporter substrate-binding protein: MPVVKLAINHWPGYEFLFLAKEKHYFEKEGVRVQLVEFTSLPDVLEAYQSGDVDGMACTLVETLAAAGQARRQPQIFLVTDYSNGGDVILARNEIRIPDGLSGLAVACESNHLGGYMLYRALQKYNRTLADVKLVNLDQTEMEKAFRKGEVDAVVAYPPVSTSLLRDGQAQVIFSSANIPGEVLDVLVADKSLIDGKPDAVRAIIRAWGRAHKFHTRNREDSHQIMGRHMGLMPEEFAQILDKLKLIAPDEQVPYFEPENGRLLEIARNTHGILRQMGSLSGDLDISVLIAPASLHPTP, translated from the coding sequence ATGCCAGTCGTCAAGCTGGCTATCAATCATTGGCCCGGATACGAGTTCCTGTTTCTGGCGAAGGAAAAACACTATTTCGAGAAAGAGGGTGTCCGGGTGCAACTGGTGGAGTTTACTTCGCTGCCGGATGTACTGGAGGCGTATCAGTCCGGCGATGTGGATGGGATGGCTTGCACACTGGTCGAGACCCTGGCTGCGGCCGGGCAGGCCAGACGGCAGCCGCAGATTTTTCTGGTGACCGATTATTCAAACGGGGGCGATGTCATTCTGGCCCGAAACGAGATCCGCATTCCGGACGGACTTTCCGGGCTGGCCGTTGCCTGTGAGAGCAACCATCTCGGAGGCTATATGCTCTATCGAGCCTTGCAGAAATACAATCGCACCCTGGCTGACGTGAAGCTTGTCAATCTCGACCAGACCGAGATGGAAAAAGCCTTCCGCAAAGGCGAGGTCGATGCGGTGGTTGCCTATCCCCCTGTCTCGACCAGCCTCCTGCGCGACGGACAGGCGCAAGTCATCTTTTCCAGCGCGAATATACCTGGTGAAGTACTCGACGTGCTCGTGGCCGATAAATCTCTCATTGATGGCAAGCCGGACGCGGTCAGGGCCATCATTCGCGCCTGGGGCCGGGCCCACAAGTTCCATACGCGTAACCGCGAAGATTCCCACCAGATCATGGGACGTCACATGGGGCTGATGCCAGAGGAGTTTGCCCAGATATTGGACAAACTGAAGCTCATTGCTCCCGACGAGCAAGTCCCTTACTTCGAGCCTGAGAACGGACGCTTACTTGAAATCGCTCGCAACACTCACGGCATTCTGCGGCAGATGGGATCATTGAGCGGAGACTTGGATATTTCAGTCCTGATCGCTCCCGCCTCCCTTCATCCAACCCCATGA